The DNA segment ACCATCCAACCTATTACTAAATTCTAATTGTGACCTGAAAGTTTGTGATTTTGGGCTAGCTAGATGCTTAGCTAGCAGTAGTGATTCAAGAGAAACCTTGGTTGGCTTTATGACAGAGTACGTAGCGACGCGATGGTACAGAGCACCAGAAATCATGTTGACATTTCAAGAGTATACAACTGCTATGGATATCTGGTCATGTGGGTGCATTTTGGCAGAAATGGTTTCTGGAAAACCTTTATTCCCAGGAAGGGactatcatcatcaattgTGGCTAATTCTGGAAGTCCTAGGTACTCCGACCTTCGAAGACTTCAATCAAATCAAATCCAAGAGAGCTAAAGAATATATAGCAAATCTACCGATGAGGCCACCTTTGTCGTGGGACACTGTGTGGTCGAGAACAGATTTAAATCCGGATATGATAGATTTGCTGAACAAAATGCTGCAATTCAACCCTGACAAGAGAATAAGCGCGGAGGAAGCTCTGAGACATCCATACTTGGCAATGTATCATGATCCAAGCGACGAACCGGAATATCCTCCACTAAACTTGGACGACGAATTCTGGAAATTggataataaaataatgCGTCCagaggaggaggaagaagtgCCCATAGAGGTGCTTAAAGACATGCTTTACGATGAGCTGATGAAGACTATGGAGTAGATCGCACGATGAGACTATCATTTTACTCTGTGGAGCTTTCCCATACCCCGCGTACCCGGAATATCATCTTAGTCTGTAGTCAATACGTAAAATAAGAGACTTTAAAAATACATATGCACGATGCATGCCAGCTGAAAATGCAAGGAATGAAGACGCATCACCGCagcgattttttttcaccagcTAAGGAGCACACGAAATGCGGCTTCGTGGGCTCTACGCAGCTTCGCCTAAACGGGCAAcgtagagaaaaaaagccagCCATCGCGTGCTGGACAGCTAACGCGACAGCAAATAATTTGGCTATATCAATGTCCTTTATCCAGCATATTTCGCAGTGCATGGTGTTCCTAACCGACCTTGGTGCGTTCCTTCTTATTCTTTAAGCATTATGCTaggattttttgtttacttgTGCTTATTTGTTTAGTTAGATGTTcacatttctttattgacCAGGTCGCTGTGCGTAAATTTCACGACAGATCTGCAAACACCCAGCTAAGGATAGTCTAAAACTAATTTCGAAGGGGTTGAGGTAAAGAACCTATTTTACACTCTTATATATGCAGTAGGCGATTAAGCTATATCCGAAAGATTTATTTTAAGTGTCAGATACGTTCATTGAATCGTGAGAGAACCCCATtatatctttttcattctaACATATTATTGTCATTGCGTCAAACCAAATCATTTCAATCCATtcactctttttttcagaaggTGGCGAAAGATCACCATACTACACTTACCAAGATTAAGGAATACTTCAAGCTTGCTACTATTTATCAGACATTCAGCTTGCAAACATCTTCCAACCCCAACCGCTCagttattttttatttctattCATAAGGTTTTGATCTGATTGACATATCAGAACGTCCACTCATTTGATAGCataaattcttttttttattcaaagaACAATATCCAACTTTATACGTTCATTacattcttttttactaTAATTTTACCTTACGCTTTATGAAATGTcacaaatatcaaaaaatgcttCGACTACAACAAATAATTCAACATCCACATCTGGATCTGCAGCGGTGTCGTCCGCAACCCTTCCTGAGAGCAACTCTCAGAGCTTCGATCAACCACACAGAAGAAGGAGATCTGGCTCATTATTTATTGAGAGGTCTCATCCGTCTCCATCGATGGAAGCGGAATCATACAACGTTTATATTGACGATAGCAAATACGGCGAACTACTAAAAGAGGACACCAATTCAAGTGGTACGGATGGTACCCAGGTCTTCGAAGATGCTAGagatgaaaatttccatGAGGAATCACATAAAGTCCTAGAAAAGTCAATTCTAGATTTAGTACGACGAGATCCAGAGGCAGCAGGATTTCCACCTCCTCCTCCATGCCCAGTTGGGACGCACAGAAATTCCTCAAACGGATCTTCCGCTGAAACGAATCCAAATGGACACAGTAGCAGTGGTACCATATCTACTTCGGTACTGTTGAACATGGGTTCCGCCGAAAAGCATGTTGAGGCACCTAAAGGTGATTACATggaatcttcttcaatgaaatcatTCGAAAAAGTGAAGGTAAGGCCTTCCTCGTCATATTACTTACCTCTTGAGGACACTTCACCGCAGCAAGAACGAAGAGAAACGATTTCCAAAGTCAGAAACCCAAACCAAGTACAGGGTGTATAcccttcattttcttccatgCAATATGATGACGGATTCGCACCTTCGATTGAAGAGGCTATTGAGGCGGCAAAAAATAGAGTCTCGAATGACGGATCAAATGATCGTTTTACCGATAAAGTATTTATTCCGCATGAGTTCCAAATCCCCAAAAAGGCCTGGAATGGACGCTTGGTGAATAGGTCTCCCAAACTTAGAACTCCAAGAAACCATTCTTTGCTAACCGACATATTAAAGCCATCTGAAGCAATTGACCACGCTAACACATTAACATCCAATATATTGCATGACCCCACTAAAGAGGGTCTCATATctcaaattcaagatcGAAGGCAAAGGGAAAACAACCAGCCTGTTTTGAATCCAGTTCACAGTCCCCAAAGCGCTTTCGATATTGCAATGGATGCCGTGGATAGTCAAAACAGATTATATGAAAGAGAATACGTGAACAATACAGATAGTCATTTAGTTCTTGAGGAAATCGGCCGAGGGAACCACGGTACCAAACAATacaaatatcaaaaaaatcctAAAAAAGGTGACGAAGAGGGGATATCGACTTTTTATATGCACACAATGCCTATTCAGAGAATAGATTCATCCTCCGTATATTCATTTGATTCACAAACACATGGATTTTCAGAGATTTATAGTATATCAAGAATCATAACAACATTGTGCATTTGTCTTTTGGTTCCGcctttgttcttcttcttttcagtcAATGGTGATAGTGGCATTTCGAATTACAGATTAATgagaataataatgaattACGAACATAAAATTGGCCTCCTCAAAGGGTTTGAATGGGACATTGATGTACGATGGTTCAGAAC comes from the Saccharomyces kudriavzevii IFO 1802 strain IFO1802 genome assembly, chromosome: 7 genome and includes:
- the KSS1 gene encoding mitogen-activated serine/threonine-protein kinase KSS1 (similar to Saccharomyces cerevisiae KSS1 (YGR040W); ancestral locus Anc_4.184), which produces MARTITFDIPSQYKLVDLIGEGAYGTVCSAIHKPSGIKVAIKKIQPFSKKLFVTRTIREIKLLRYFHEHENIISILDKVRPVSIDKLNAVYLVEELMETDLQKVINNQNNGSSTLSDDHIQYFTYQILRALKSIHSAQVIHRDIKPSNLLLNSNCDLKVCDFGLARCLASSSDSRETLVGFMTEYVATRWYRAPEIMLTFQEYTTAMDIWSCGCILAEMVSGKPLFPGRDYHHQLWLILEVLGTPTFEDFNQIKSKRAKEYIANLPMRPPLSWDTVWSRTDLNPDMIDLLNKMLQFNPDKRISAEEALRHPYLAMYHDPSDEPEYPPLNLDDEFWKLDNKIMRPEEEEEVPIEVLKDMLYDELMKTME
- the BUD9 gene encoding Bud9p (similar to Saccharomyces cerevisiae BUD9 (YGR041W) and BUD8 (YLR353W); ancestral locus Anc_4.186), whose translation is MSQISKNASTTTNNSTSTSGSAAVSSATLPESNSQSFDQPHRRRRSGSLFIERSHPSPSMEAESYNVYIDDSKYGELLKEDTNSSGTDGTQVFEDARDENFHEESHKVLEKSILDLVRRDPEAAGFPPPPPCPVGTHRNSSNGSSAETNPNGHSSSGTISTSVLLNMGSAEKHVEAPKGDYMESSSMKSFEKVKVRPSSSYYLPLEDTSPQQERRETISKVRNPNQVQGVYPSFSSMQYDDGFAPSIEEAIEAAKNRVSNDGSNDRFTDKVFIPHEFQIPKKAWNGRLVNRSPKLRTPRNHSLLTDILKPSEAIDHANTLTSNILHDPTKEGLISQIQDRRQRENNQPVLNPVHSPQSAFDIAMDAVDSQNRLYEREYVNNTDSHLVLEEIGRGNHGTKQYKYQKNPKKGDEEGISTFYMHTMPIQRIDSSSVYSFDSQTHGFSEIYSISRIITTLCICLLVPPLFFFFSVNGDSGISNYRLMRIIMNYEHKIGLLKGFEWDIDVRWFRTLCLVLGCIELLFIFTGIGVGFGVGMTRK